From Bacillales bacterium, one genomic window encodes:
- the lpdA gene encoding dihydrolipoyl dehydrogenase — protein sequence MAKEYDLVVLGGGTGGYVAAIRASQLGLKTAIVEKDRLGGTCLHRGCIPSKALLRSAEVYATAKNAESFGINVKEITLDYEKAHERKKKIIDQLHNGVRGLLRKGKIDVYEGTGRILGPSIFSPMPGTISVEMNNGEENEMLVPKNVIVATGSRPRSLPGLEIDGERVLTSDEAVNLDRLPESIIIVGGGVIGIEWASMFADFGVSVTILEYADRILPLEDEDISSEMTKLMRQKGVNIVTEAKVLADTLKIGDDVKIEAERGGKNETFAADKMLVSVGRAPNIEGIGLENSSVKTESGFIQTNDYYQTAESHIYAIGDVVGGLQLAHAASHEGIVAVEHMCDQNPQPIDETLVPRCVYSRPETASVGLTEKQALDQGYDVKIGKFPFAAIGKALIYGESDGFVKLVSNKKNDDLLGVHMVGPHVTDMISEAALARVLDAASWEVAETIHPHPSLAEIIGEAALAVDGKAIHY from the coding sequence ATGGCAAAAGAATATGATCTCGTCGTGCTCGGCGGCGGTACAGGCGGTTACGTCGCAGCGATTCGCGCTTCACAGCTCGGATTGAAAACGGCGATTGTGGAAAAGGACCGGCTCGGAGGCACGTGTTTGCATCGCGGCTGCATTCCGAGCAAAGCATTGCTTCGCAGCGCGGAAGTGTATGCGACGGCGAAAAATGCCGAGTCATTCGGGATAAATGTAAAAGAAATCACGCTTGATTACGAAAAAGCGCATGAGCGGAAAAAGAAAATCATTGATCAGCTCCATAACGGCGTGCGCGGTTTGCTGCGTAAAGGAAAAATCGATGTTTATGAAGGCACGGGCCGCATTCTCGGTCCTTCCATCTTTTCTCCGATGCCGGGAACGATATCGGTTGAGATGAACAACGGCGAGGAAAATGAAATGCTCGTACCGAAAAATGTTATTGTTGCTACCGGTTCGCGTCCGCGTTCATTGCCTGGGCTTGAAATCGACGGAGAACGGGTTTTAACATCGGACGAAGCTGTGAACTTAGATCGCCTGCCCGAGTCGATCATCATCGTTGGAGGAGGCGTCATCGGAATCGAATGGGCATCGATGTTTGCCGACTTTGGTGTGAGCGTAACGATTCTTGAATATGCCGACCGCATCTTGCCTTTGGAAGACGAAGACATTTCAAGTGAAATGACGAAATTGATGCGGCAAAAAGGCGTGAACATCGTTACGGAAGCAAAAGTACTTGCCGATACGCTGAAGATTGGTGACGATGTGAAGATTGAGGCGGAACGCGGTGGAAAGAATGAAACGTTTGCCGCTGATAAAATGCTCGTTTCCGTTGGGAGAGCGCCGAATATTGAAGGAATCGGTCTCGAAAACAGTTCCGTTAAGACTGAAAGCGGTTTCATTCAAACGAATGACTATTATCAGACGGCCGAATCACACATTTATGCGATTGGAGATGTCGTCGGAGGGTTGCAATTGGCTCATGCGGCTTCACACGAAGGCATCGTGGCCGTGGAGCACATGTGCGACCAAAATCCTCAACCGATTGACGAGACGCTCGTCCCTCGCTGTGTTTATTCCCGTCCGGAAACCGCCAGTGTCGGATTGACAGAAAAGCAAGCGCTCGATCAAGGATACGACGTCAAAATCGGCAAATTTCCGTTCGCGGCAATCGGAAAAGCGTTGATATACGGGGAATCCGACGGATTCGTGAAATTGGTTTCCAATAAAAAGAACGATGATCTGCTCGGCGTTCACATGGTCGGTCCCCATGTCACCGACATGATTTCCGAAGCTGCGTTGGCGCGCGTGTTGGATGCCGCGTCGTGGGAAGTGGCGGAAACGATACATCCTCATCCGTCGCTCGCGGAAATCATTGGCGAAGCCGCACTCGCCGTTGATGGAAAAGCGATTCATTATTAA
- a CDS encoding alpha-ketoacid dehydrogenase subunit beta gives MPVISYIDAITQALREEMERDENIFVFGEDVGVRGGVFRATSGLIEQFGEERVIDSPLSESAIVGVSIGAAMYGKRPVAEIQFADFIMPAVNQIISEAAKIRYRSNNDWHCPLTIRAPYGGGVHGALYHSQSVEAIFANTPGLKIVMPSTPYDAKGLLKAAIRDDDPVLFFEHKRGYRLLKSEVPEDDYVLEIGKADVKREGNDITVITYGLCTHLAMQAAEKLEADGISAHVLDLRTIYPLDKEAIIEAASKTGKVLLITEDNKEGSVIGEVAAIISEHCLFDLDAPIHRLAGPDIPAMPFASPMEKFFMVNGEKVETAMRDLAEF, from the coding sequence ATGCCTGTCATTTCATATATTGATGCGATTACACAAGCGTTAAGAGAAGAAATGGAACGAGATGAAAATATTTTCGTGTTCGGCGAAGATGTCGGCGTTCGCGGAGGCGTATTTCGTGCCACAAGCGGTTTGATTGAACAATTCGGCGAGGAGCGGGTCATCGATTCGCCGCTTTCGGAATCGGCGATCGTCGGCGTAAGCATCGGTGCTGCGATGTACGGCAAACGGCCGGTCGCAGAGATTCAATTTGCTGATTTTATCATGCCTGCGGTGAATCAAATCATCTCCGAAGCCGCGAAAATTCGATATCGTTCTAACAACGATTGGCACTGCCCGCTGACCATACGTGCCCCCTACGGCGGAGGTGTGCATGGAGCGTTGTATCACTCACAGTCGGTGGAAGCGATCTTCGCGAACACTCCGGGGTTGAAAATTGTCATGCCATCCACTCCTTATGATGCAAAAGGATTGCTGAAAGCGGCGATTCGTGATGACGATCCGGTGTTGTTTTTCGAACATAAACGGGGGTATCGGCTGTTAAAAAGCGAAGTGCCCGAAGACGATTACGTTTTGGAAATCGGCAAAGCCGATGTAAAGCGGGAAGGGAACGATATCACCGTTATTACGTACGGGCTTTGTACGCATTTGGCGATGCAAGCGGCCGAGAAGCTCGAAGCCGATGGTATATCGGCGCATGTTCTCGACTTGCGCACAATCTATCCGCTCGATAAAGAAGCGATCATCGAAGCGGCTTCCAAAACCGGCAAAGTGCTTTTGATTACTGAAGACAATAAAGAAGGCAGCGTGATCGGGGAAGTGGCTGCGATCATATCCGAGCATTGTTTGTTCGATTTGGACGCACCGATCCACCGATTGGCGGGGCCCGACATCCCGGCAATGCCTTTTGCGTCGCCGATGGAGAAGTTCTTTATGGTCAACGGCGAAAAAGTCGAGACGGCGATGCGTGATTTAGCGGAATTTTAA
- a CDS encoding thiamine pyrophosphate-dependent dehydrogenase E1 component subunit alpha, with translation MALRHEQLGLTNEQVLEMYEQMLLARKIDERMWLLNRSGKIPFVISCQGQEGAQIGAAMALDRGKDYIAPYYRDLGMVLMFGMTAKDIMLSGFAKAEDPNSGGRQMPGHFGQKKNRILTQSSPVATQIPHAVGVALAAKMDGKAIVSLTTFGEGSSNQGDFHEAANFAGVHKLPVIFMCENNKYAISVPIHKQLACAKVSDRAIGYGMPGETIDGNDPLAVYEAVKKAADRARNGEGPTLIETVSYRLTPHSSDDDDMTYREKAEVEEAKNKDALRIFSAYLRENGVMDEAKEKAIVETIDRLVDEATDYAENAAFAEAESAMHYVYAEK, from the coding sequence ATGGCACTACGGCATGAACAGCTTGGATTGACGAACGAACAAGTATTGGAAATGTACGAACAAATGTTATTGGCGCGAAAGATCGACGAACGGATGTGGTTGTTGAACCGTTCGGGAAAAATTCCGTTCGTCATTTCCTGTCAAGGCCAAGAAGGCGCCCAGATAGGTGCAGCGATGGCGCTTGACCGCGGGAAGGATTACATTGCCCCCTATTATCGCGACCTTGGAATGGTACTCATGTTTGGAATGACGGCGAAGGACATCATGCTCTCCGGTTTTGCCAAAGCCGAAGATCCGAATTCAGGCGGTCGACAAATGCCGGGACATTTCGGGCAAAAGAAAAATCGGATTTTAACCCAGTCCTCTCCGGTGGCAACGCAAATTCCTCATGCCGTCGGCGTTGCGTTGGCGGCGAAAATGGACGGAAAGGCGATCGTTAGTTTGACAACATTCGGAGAAGGTTCTTCAAATCAGGGAGATTTTCACGAAGCAGCGAATTTTGCCGGGGTTCATAAGCTTCCCGTCATTTTCATGTGTGAGAACAACAAGTACGCGATCTCAGTTCCCATTCATAAGCAACTCGCCTGTGCGAAAGTTTCCGACCGCGCGATTGGTTACGGCATGCCGGGCGAAACGATCGACGGCAACGATCCTTTGGCGGTTTACGAAGCTGTGAAAAAGGCGGCGGACCGGGCGCGAAACGGTGAAGGACCGACCTTGATCGAAACGGTTTCGTATCGCTTAACTCCTCACTCGAGCGACGATGACGATATGACTTACCGCGAAAAAGCGGAAGTGGAAGAAGCGAAGAACAAAGATGCTTTGCGGATATTTTCCGCTTATTTACGGGAAAACGGCGTCATGGATGAAGCAAAAGAAAAAGCCATCGTCGAAACCATCGATCGTCTCGTTGACGAGGCGACGGATTATGCGGAAAACGCGGCTTTTGCAGAGGCGGAATCTGCGATGCACTACGTGTATGCGGAAAAGTAA